The segment CTTTTGTCCGTGGCCTGCGTTGGCTCGGTCCTTACAGCCCGCGTTGGGGATGCTCGGACCTCGCCGCCTTGGCCACAGCCAAAATCCCTCGCCGCAGGACCCCGCGCAATTTTCGGACACGCTCTAAGGAGATAGGACGCTCTCGACAACTGGAAGCTTGGCTCCACGCGGAAGTCGAGGCTATTGTTCCAGCGCCGTATGGCCCTCACACACCAGAAATTGATCGTAAAACCAAGCCATGAATCACGCCGAAAAGCTGAGGTGAAGTTCCTCGTGGATTCCGGGGCAGTTTATAGCCTGGTGCCTGCCGCCGTGCTCCGAGGCCTGGGCATTCGTCCTCACCGTTCGGTGGATTTCACGCTGGCGGACGGAACGACTATCGTGCGTCAAGTCGGCGACGCGTTTTTCGAATTTCGTGGAGAAGGCGGGGCGGCGCCCGTGATCTTCGGTGAGGAAGGGGACGAACCCTTACTGGGCGCGACGACTCTGGAGAGCCTGCGTCTGGTTCTGGACCCTTTCAAGCGCCGGTTGGTGCCGATGCGGATGATCCTGGCTTAGTGCTTGGTCCGCGGGATGGACGACAAAGCTTGTAGCGCAGAGTTGCACTCTGCCGTATCGCAGAATTGTATTCTGCGGGGCGTCTCCCAGTCCGAGCACGCTGGGACTTGCCGGCGCGCTGCCGATTGGAAATCGGCGATACAGCAGATTGAAAATCTGCGCTACGGTTCTCCGGTCGATCTGTCGTCAATCCCACGGTCTGCACAGTAGTGGGCACGGACCCTTAAAGACACGAACAGAGGCCTGGCTGGAGGAAGCCGCGACATTCTGCCGGAAACGTTGTTCAAGGTTGGAGGTGTCGCGGTCCTTGTGCTCCAGACTCCCTTCGAATGTGTCGCAAGAGAACAATTCAGAGTCTTTGGAAGTCAGAACGAAATCAAGAAGCCAGGTCGTCGAGCGGCCCTCGAAACACCCGATTTCCAGCGCCTTCAAAGGCCGGTGCGTCTGGTACCAGCCCAAATCCTTGAAAAGCTTCTCCCAAAACGGAATCACGTACCCAAAGAAATCAACTATAAACCGGTAACGATGGCCCAACTTTGCACAACTTTGGTCTGATCAGCGCGGCGTGCTGGGCGTGTACGCGGAATCTCGGAGCGGATCGTGGTTTTTGTGCCTCAGGAATCGCTCGTAACCTGGAGGAATCTGCATGAATGAGTGGCCGCGTTTCCAAAGCATCGCCGTCACCAGTCGCTCTGCCAGCCAGGCCACGGGGATCACATTCCGATGGAGATGAGGAATTCCATCGAGGGACAGGAGCGTGTTGATGGCCGCTTTCCGGTAGAGTCCCGCCATTCCTTGAATGAAAAATGGAACATCGTCCGGGCTGTATCTGTCATAGCCAAGAAGTTTGCTCAAGCCGTCCATGGAGGGGTGATACTGGACATTGGATCTAACCAGATTGCCGAAGACGTCCACCTGGAGATGT is part of the Verrucomicrobiota bacterium genome and harbors:
- a CDS encoding aspartyl protease is translated as MALTHQKLIVKPSHESRRKAEVKFLVDSGAVYSLVPAAVLRGLGIRPHRSVDFTLADGTTIVRQVGDAFFEFRGEGGAAPVIFGEEGDEPLLGATTLESLRLVLDPFKRRLVPMRMILA
- a CDS encoding class I SAM-dependent methyltransferase; the encoded protein is MGHRYRFIVDFFGYVIPFWEKLFKDLGWYQTHRPLKALEIGCFEGRSTTWLLDFVLTSKDSELFSCDTFEGSLEHKDRDTSNLEQRFRQNVAASSSQASVRVFKGPCPLLCRPWD